The segment TCCAGTTAAAGTAAATATTCCGATATTGGTATGGTGACCAATAATGTGTATTTTTCGTACTTACCAAGAATAACTATTAACCTTTTATATGGTATCAATAGTTTAGAACCTACTTTAAGACCCCGATACAaacatagaatatatatatatatatatatatatatatatatatatatatacatgactgTCTTTCATTAAGTATTTTTATGATCGAAGCGCGtcaatacatttattacacGTACAAATTATTTATgataaagtttgaatgatattacattcattttattgcttaggaaaaacGTCTGTACTCAGAtcgaaaaaatgttttattatctGACAAATGTTAGCGTTGTGGTTAGTAGATCAAATTTATTATAGTATTTGAAAGATTTTAGAGTTGTGGTTGGTACATCTGTACACCTGGACGAATAATGTCAAATCGGGTAATTTGTTTCTATTTCAAACgatttttcaagaattatcaatctatgtgtttaatgtttaaGGACTGTCGAATATATTTTGCACAGTATATCATTGCTCTAAAgatgatataatgataataCACATGTAAGCTATCTACACCTTACCTTCTCACAAGCTTAAACGCAACATGTATTGCTTTTACAGGTTATGCTGGGGGGTCTCATTATAGACACAGTGGTGGTGCCGTGGAACCAATTTGCTTGCCAGAGGATCCGTATATGGAAGGTGATCAAAAGATGGATTTACTTAAAGGTGGTTATTTATACGGTGCCGAGTACGAGACTTATAATCTAGTCCGCAAAACTTCCAAGTTCCACAATGAGGATGTGCCCTGTGCGGTCTGTCAGGCTAATGACAAAACCTCTGTCATAGTTATCCCAGGTAAAAGAACAGACTTACATATCGTACTTTGCCATTTGATATATAAAAGACTTCAATacataaaagtaattcaatatattgtttttctttttcacatgtGTTTGGATTTCACTATTTCCTTAAAAACTCACGCTAAATTATCTTGGATTTAAGAACATTTAAGTCCGAATAACTTATTAGCGATTTAAAGATAATCAATATCACTTAGCACCGGTCACGGAGTATCAGTGGTTTTAGCGTTCGCTTCATGATCGGAAGGCCCCTCTCTTGCCTTGGATCGACGAGACGTATAGCAAAAAACATGGTATTGGTTAATAatattattcaatatattttctttgtttctcTAGCAAGGAAAGAATGCTATACTGGCTGGAAAAAAGAGTACAGTGGATATTTAATGTCCGGACGCAATGACCATGTAGCCGCCTCTGTCTTCACCTGTGTGGATGATCAACCTCAGAAATTAGAAAATGGGCAAGAAAACAAAGATGGATACCTTTTCTATCCAGTGCAAGCACAGTGTGGTAGTCTGAAATGTCCCCCTTTCAAAGACACAGGGATCATCTTCTGTGTTGTTTGTTCTAAAGCCTGAGGCGCATATCTTTGATCAAAATAAAAGTTATTGCATTTTAACCTATATATTGATTTCCGTCACataaactccgtttacctgatcaggatatagggctcacggcgggtgtgaccggtcaacaggggatgtttactcctcctagacacctgatcccacctctggtgtgtccagaggtccgtctttgcccaactatctattttgtattgcttataggagttatgagattgatcactgttatcttcacctaccAAAACCCATCAATGAACACTTAAGATAGTGAGTGACAAGTTCATCAATGGTTTAGTTTTATTATTGTACTCAAATGATTGAATCCTACAGGACCCTGAATTGGAGAAAATTTGATATACACTCAAGATGGAGataatgaaatgaattttaagaaaaggaaatcagatccatgtttgcccaactatctattttgtattggttgtaggagttatgagattgatcactgttcgttatcttcaccttgcatccaaaTTGATGATATTGTTATTTACTAGGTATCTTATTAATATCTAGAAATAGACGTTCCTATTGATGAGTCGTACTGCTTATTCTCAATCAGCCGCTGATTTGTCAGTTCATGTGTACTTTATTTTATATGGCATCAGGTCAGCATTTTCTCCGAAGCGTTATTCATACAGCTTTCTCTGGGCTGGAATAACTATGTCGCCATAGTCTCCCTCTTGCTGGTCACGGGGATATACACCGTTCTAGGTAGACATTTCTATAGAATTATATACGTACTTtgaatttcgaaaaaaaaaatgcgaaTACAATCTTGCAACATAAATTTTTGTACAGACaaattaaattgaataaaattgtACATATTCCTCGCAACCACGAACATGAGTAAGACATTCtcgaagagacgtaaaacaatcgAACAGTCACGAATAATGCTTTGATTAATGATGATGAGGAACAACCATGTAATGGGAAAACTCTTTACTTCCGCTGATGCAGTATATGATATTGATAAATCCACAGGTGGTCTGACAGCTGTTATCTATACAGATGCTTTTCAAACCATTGTCTTGACTTTAGGATCATTTGCTGTAGTTGGAATAAGTGATCATGAGTACTATTAATACTAAGTTTCTTCCAGCACTCTGTAGTTGTAATTATCAGTTAGTACATGTTACAACACCCGTATAATCACAAACAATGGTCACCTTTATCAAAGTTTTAGCGATCAAAATATCACCAGCATCGTTTcgatatatgcatgtattcaaAGTTATATACATAAACGTTCCATAGGTATGGCACAGCTACATGTATCAAATAGGTCACAAATTGTTACTTAGGGTTGCATACTTATTGTACAATTGTATTAAattgtctgacgtatttcatacagattgtAAGGTCGTTATtcgcatactgattttgactagggattattccgtttacctgatcaaaatatagagctcacagcgggtgtgagcggtcgacaggggatgtttactcctcctattcacattatcccacctctggtataccgaGAGGTCCGTGTtggcccaactctctattttgtaattccctatagaagttatgagattgatcactgttcgctatcttcaccatTTATTGGCAAGCTTagaattttcattacatatgtAGCATGGCATAACTACACGTAGTCAATTGATACACATGAAATGTGCACCCAGCTGCACGAAGATGAGTTGGGTTTGACTGACAGTTATCGTCCAGTTAgcgctacatgtacatgtatctaaatgtaaGAGTTAGAGGGAAGTTAACTGTTAGCTAGAGTTAACTAGCGTTCTTGCAACTGGATTCTGaaggtcggcaggggatgcttactcctcctagacaccggatcccacctctggtatatccagggtctgTATTTGGCCAACTCtatttatgtattgcttatagtagttatgatattgatcactgttcgttatattcatcaTCAGGAAATGGCGGGTGATATTAGTGACGTAACAAACTTAGATTAAACTGCTTATTTTTCGAGTTTAATAGACAGGCACACCCACGACTGAAAAATTTCCATGGTTGTCAAACTCTCCCTACAACATTTTCTGACCGGTGGTACAGTTTTAGCAAGTCATTTATTTAGATAAAGTTTGATTAAAGTGAGGAAATGAACTTTTGGGGGTTTTCACTGTATCTTTTATTGAGGACTTGATCGTTTGTAGATGATAATCTGGTTATAGCAGTGTGAAATGTCGACTTTGATTCCTCTCAAACAGTACTGATATAGAACAGCATATGTTTGATTCAAAGTATGATTGTATAGACATGCAATACGTTTGGGAATCTAGTACAAATCATAATGTATGACGTTAAACGCCTTTAATGTAGCCAAAACTGTCGTGAATGTGTTCGATCATAATAAGCTGAAAAATCGACAGAAACATTCATCAAACAAGTGTTTATGGTGCAAACAAGTTACACCAAATCATTCTTGGAAGAGACATATCAGAATTGGAAAAATCCTTGAGCAACTCAAAGAAGAAGCAGGCTTCTATTAGATTCAGAGATAAAATGAAAAGTACATATTTTGAGCAGGATACACTACAAAGAAGTGAAGTAGAATTCTTTCAGGACCCCGgagaatttgaaaatacaatggTATCAATGTGTCTGATTTTGCCGTTCCTGTATCGCACATGAAGAAGCAGATACATGCATAGTGCTATATTGTCTGTTTGCCGACTCTATATTTACAGCTGTTAGGGCTCATAGTTATAGTTCGATCCCCTGATCCCGATGTCTTGCTTCCTTTTGTACATTATTTCGCACAAATGACAAATAAAACGAAGTTCTGGTTCCAGACGGAAACTGTATTAAGCGCACGAGACAGAAGGGTGATGTTTACCTGCCCATGATATTAACAAATCGCTGGGCCCAACGATGTATAATATATTGTCTGTAACACACAACAGCATCACTCTTTTGATCTTAAAAAGAATGTTATGCATAAAGGACTTCAGAAACATTACGAAATTCTCAGTTCTTTGCGATGACGATTCAGAAGCTGTCATGGGTGCTTCATGAAAACTTGTTACTATGATGTATGTCAAGAAAAAGGTTTAGAATGCACACGAAAACATTACAGTCAAACTTGCAACATGACAAGAAAAACCACTTGTCCGACTTCCACAAAGTGAAGCATCCTTTTTCCGATACATACGTCGTATAATGCTTCAAACTCATATATatcacactgattctgactagcGATAactcgtttacctgatcaagattaagtgctcatggcggatgtgaccggtcgtcaggggatgcttgctcctctttggcacctgttcccacatctggtgtatacaggggtccgtgtttgcccaactctctattttgtattgcttataggagttatgagattcatcattgttcgttataCTCACCTTTCATCTGTAGATAACCCTTTACTCGGttaagatatggggctcacgacaagggatacttactcctcctaggagtTAGTCACTTGAcctctaaaataaaaaaacaatgcATTACATCGAGAAATGATAACAGTACCCCGATTTCATTGACAATGAACTCTTGTTTTAAATGGCAAAGTATTTTGATTTAACCCCCCCCTTCTCTTTTGTGGCATGCAATACTGAGTAGTAATGTAACTGTGAAGCGATTGAATTAATTTATCAATTGAAATatcaccccaccccaccccaccccaattTAGAATTTTGAGGTTTAGATTAAATTACCTGTACGTTCTATGgttcgttttttttttagggtTATTTAATACTTTTTTCATTCAAATCTTAGTAGTTGTCAATGATTTGTAACGTCTTCATCCACCCTTTGAAAAAGGATGCTACAATGTGCCTGGATAATACTACCATAATTTACACGTTCATTGATCATTTGATTAATCATAATGTATTCTTAATGTAAAAGTACCATTATTGGTGTAAAAGCCATCTAAACATACCAAACTGTAATATGTAAAGTAGCTGGTATAacgttttttaaaacaattttttcgtattcaaaatttacaattatacTGTAAATTGTTGTTTTATGAAGTGGGATACTCATAGCATGGGTATCAACAACAACTAAGCGTAAATAGCATGGCATGACAAGTAGTTTCTTAAAGcagacccccctcccccaaaaaaaaatctgctaaGGGTCGAGATAAAAATTTCTATGTCTGacgtctgacaaaaaactaaattcatataCTTTTCACCAAGATCCCCATCCCTTAAAACTAAACAtcatgaatgttgaaactaatcgactAACAAGTAAACACAATAAGATTACGAATAGCACTCTGcatacattttgtattgcttattaaCAAATCAAAGTGTACcttaaaactatcaaatattcattaaaatgcaatatgtggttttaacagtcactagcctttttttctttttccactaaagtgtcggatgacagaaacgtacTTGAGTCCCCTCCCCTTAACtgtttgaatttagattttaattttgatgtcgCCCCTAACGTAAACGTTTAGTCTTCTGTATTCATGATGTAAACAAATCGTGTAAAAATGTAAGGAAAAAGATCATCTTTATCGCGAGGCCCACTGGTcctattggtcacctgagtactagttaaaggTACCACTAGTTCCAAAGGCAATgaattctagaaaaaaaatcctgttgtcAATAGCTAAGTTAAactctaatattcagcaacagtataaactaagacgtgttcttaaaacttcaatgcccttaAAAGTGCATATGCTGATGAATGACTTTAcatattataatacatgtattaacattaaacatgctacactatatgactaatttggacccattcTAGAGACAAAACCCTGGGgctgcgaaattcacaatttttgtacttGCTTTTTCTGTTATTCCTTTTATGCATTCAGATTTTTTAACGGTATCAGTAACCTTAgaaagtccttcaaatcattataataattttggcaccACCCTGAAAGCAAACCtttaccccccacccccacccccacccacaggatcatgaaatttaaaactttggtAAAAGattacctactccttctaaacaTCCATTtcctttcaatttagtatcaatagcattaaagcagctatcattttatgttttgtacatatacactatatataccaagtttggtctggagtcagaacctccaCTCCAGGGATCCCGAAagttacaatttcggtagaagccttcctgctcttcATCACCATGAACTTAGTTTTCCTTGAGATATACAGCTGtagagaagagttttgaaattagGAAGTTTTGGCAGTTTAAGCCCCACCCTTAAGACCCCTGGGGTACAGGAgtcctggaatttacaatttatttcctTCTTGTCGCAAAGATGCttcaaattaaatttgaaaagaattggaatggtacttATCAAGAGGAAATTAAAtctttctattgttcacacatttaataactgaccattttggccacaccctgataccaaaatccctacccccTGCTATCATCAAATATACAATTTCAGTATTGGACTACCTGcagtttttaaatatctatttagttttaatttagcatcattagcactaaagaagatgttatttaagtgtttacacataaacactatataataagtttggccccgccctggagtcagaactccttccccagggatcatgaaatttaaaatttcggTCGAAGCCTACTTGCACTACATTACTATGCTTTtaattggggttttttttttttttttacatgtgcAGTCGTAGAGAagacgattttttttaaattggacaattttggcagtttttacACCGCCCCTAtagccccaggggtgcaggcttcctgaattttacaatttatgtcccccttgtcccaaagatgctttatactagatttgaaaggaattggaattattaagaagaagtttaGAATGTTAGAGTGTTAGATTGTCAATgcacgacgcacgacgaacgacacacgacgacggacgacaaccaattgcaataggtctaCTAAGGTGACTTATAGATTATGAAAGAAAGcaatatatgataaaattgtttttcCACCCTGACCTTTGACACGCATATATAATTAGGTAATTCAATACAGTCACGCTGATTGTAGAAAACAGTTATGGCATGCCTACATTTATTATGTATTAAATTGGTAAACATGTAATGTTCATTAGCACTATATATATGAAAGTGTTAGAATTAATGTTCAATAGGGTGCATTCCTGTACAGAAGTTAACTTCTTTTAATTTTAGACTTTAACAAAATTAGTGGTTATggagaattttaaaagaaatacatgGAATCCATACATACAATCCGAAATGAGAACACTACTTGTGGACTGTCATAAAGTGATTCATTTCACATTTTTCGTGACCCTGTGAACTC is part of the Ostrea edulis chromosome 2, xbOstEdul1.1, whole genome shotgun sequence genome and harbors:
- the LOC125681020 gene encoding short-chain collagen C4-like, whose product is MSYVVGVIVLLVANVQYGMVSSSAPSGAVYIHWGRSDCPEGANVVYSGYAGGSHYRHSGGAVEPICLPEDPYMEGDQKMDLLKGGYLYGAEYETYNLVRKTSKFHNEDVPCAVCQANDKTSVIVIPARKECYTGWKKEYSGYLMSGRNDHVAASVFTCVDDQPQKLENGQENKDGYLFYPVQAQCGSLKCPPFKDTGIIFCVVCSKA